The Deltaproteobacteria bacterium genome includes a region encoding these proteins:
- a CDS encoding A24 family peptidase, translated as MGVPALPEPFRALLLFAFGSCIGSFLNVCITRFPAGESILFPASHCRSCKEPLPFRANLPLISYLLLRARCALCGARIPARYFLVELGAAVATLVCHRRVGAGPRLGVHLSFVCALGVAAVADLETGIIPDAISVYGTAAGFALSWCAPALSIEDFPSPGDSLLGALCGGGVLWATAAGYRAVTGRDGLGGGDIKLLAMIGSFAGWERVPGILAVSALAGSVCGLGLACVRKDVSLRTPLPFAPFLCLGALLCLY; from the coding sequence ATGGGCGTACCGGCACTACCGGAACCGTTTCGGGCGCTTCTGCTCTTCGCGTTCGGCTCCTGCATAGGGAGCTTCCTGAACGTCTGCATCACCCGTTTTCCGGCGGGCGAGTCCATTCTCTTCCCGGCGTCCCACTGCCGCTCCTGCAAGGAGCCGCTCCCATTCCGGGCAAACCTGCCGCTGATCAGCTACCTGCTGCTGCGCGCGCGTTGTGCTCTATGCGGTGCCCGCATCCCGGCGCGCTACTTCCTCGTGGAACTCGGCGCGGCGGTGGCGACCCTCGTGTGCCATCGCCGGGTCGGCGCCGGCCCCCGTCTGGGTGTCCACCTGTCCTTCGTCTGTGCGCTGGGGGTGGCGGCCGTGGCCGATCTCGAAACCGGCATCATACCCGACGCCATCAGCGTTTACGGCACGGCCGCCGGGTTCGCACTGTCGTGGTGCGCGCCGGCCCTCTCCATCGAGGACTTTCCGTCGCCCGGCGACTCGCTCCTGGGGGCGTTGTGCGGCGGCGGCGTGTTGTGGGCCACGGCTGCCGGCTACCGCGCGGTCACCGGCCGGGACGGCCTCGGCGGCGGCGACATCAAGCTGCTGGCGATGATCGGCTCGTTCGCGGGCTGGGAACGGGTCCCCGGCATTCTTGCCGTGAGCGCCCTGGCGGGTTCCGTGTGCGGCCTCGGCCTCGCGTGCGTCAGGAAGGACGTTTCGCTGAGGACTCCGTTGCCGTTCGCGCCTTTCCTGTGTCTGGGGGCATTGCTGTGCCTTTACTGA
- a CDS encoding amidohydrolase family protein, with the protein MAQEEVRFFSADSHVNEPPEAWERIPKRLREHGPHFVKDPPGKKGLYMVFDGHEPDPVGMTFTAGVQAKGGKIIDVIENFKWEDWPGPWDPAARIGDMDLDGVRTEVLYPSLSRNFYSLKGEETELQKAGLKAYNDWIIEYAQTAPDRLIAVCLLSALDVEWSLQEMERCAKLGHKGAMIPSGLPEGMSYADPGFEPLWTKAEDMDFPLHIHVNILQGVDRMRARLKNISPVQQGRNSLRRGILEPLGLLTDLTFGGALQNHPGLRMVFAEYDLSWLVPYLNCMDSALLRARSEATVGARNTALPSEIIKRQVYVTFQEDRAGVLGAQAFDILDNVMWASDYPHGGATWPNSREAVERQFAGMSDAVERQLTWDNAARFYGLA; encoded by the coding sequence ATGGCACAGGAAGAGGTAAGGTTCTTCTCCGCGGACTCACATGTCAACGAGCCGCCGGAGGCTTGGGAACGGATACCCAAGAGGCTACGGGAGCACGGACCTCATTTCGTCAAGGACCCGCCCGGCAAAAAAGGGCTCTACATGGTCTTCGACGGCCACGAGCCGGACCCGGTAGGCATGACCTTCACCGCCGGGGTACAGGCCAAGGGTGGGAAGATCATCGATGTGATCGAGAATTTCAAGTGGGAGGATTGGCCCGGCCCTTGGGACCCCGCGGCGCGTATCGGTGACATGGACCTCGACGGGGTCAGGACCGAGGTCCTTTACCCCAGCCTGTCGCGCAATTTCTACTCGCTCAAGGGAGAGGAGACCGAGCTCCAGAAAGCGGGGCTCAAGGCCTACAACGACTGGATCATCGAATACGCCCAGACCGCGCCGGACCGTTTGATCGCCGTTTGCCTGCTCTCGGCGCTGGACGTCGAGTGGTCGCTGCAGGAGATGGAGCGCTGCGCCAAGCTCGGCCACAAGGGCGCGATGATACCTTCCGGTCTGCCCGAAGGCATGAGCTACGCCGATCCGGGTTTCGAACCGCTGTGGACCAAGGCCGAGGACATGGACTTTCCGCTCCACATCCACGTCAACATCCTCCAGGGCGTGGACAGGATGCGGGCGCGGCTCAAGAACATTTCGCCGGTACAACAGGGCCGGAACTCGCTGCGGCGCGGCATCCTGGAACCTCTCGGGCTGCTCACGGACCTGACCTTTGGCGGGGCGCTACAGAATCATCCCGGGCTGCGCATGGTCTTCGCGGAGTATGACCTCTCCTGGTTGGTTCCCTACCTGAACTGCATGGATTCCGCCTTGCTCCGCGCGCGTTCCGAAGCGACGGTGGGCGCCCGGAACACGGCGCTTCCCAGTGAGATCATCAAACGGCAGGTTTATGTGACTTTCCAGGAAGATCGTGCCGGTGTTCTCGGGGCGCAAGCCTTCGACATCCTTGACAACGTCATGTGGGCGAGCGACTACCCTCACGGCGGCGCGACGTGGCCGAATTCGAGGGAGGCGGTGGAGCGGCAGTTCGCCGGCATGTCCGACGCGGTCGAGCGGCAGCTCACCTGGGACAACGCCGCCCGGTTCTACGGCTTGGCCTGA
- a CDS encoding MmgE/PrpD family protein, with translation MDECSSTRKEGLSRQIAEFTMSLSLDRLPPNVLSNAKLAMLDCLGVSVLAAGEEIGDRLLRYARGNLGPGTCTVWGSDFTLNARDAALVNGTLAHGLDFDDRGHASTYTLAAALAASEACHASGGRTLEGFIAGREAMMTLEPIFARRSSGIGPGARGWHSNGILGPTAAACAAGKVLGLDLSQTLAAIGLATGSCGALTRDGGTMAKPFRVGHAASAGVTCAYLAREGFTSDETAVEGPYGLLDAVGPLPDDILEVLGKGLGADYRLGREVRLKRFGSCTATHDGVEAILRMIQAKAVPAPSEIDFIECDVRPYPLVRMQPERGFEGRFSMAYCLSLALLYGGLEPESFTDERARAPELRDLIGRVRHVPGSDSLVVHLKDGTTVAEPIQPPADLKGRKAVLTKFNNCVDGILSEEQRARIPDLVDRLDQSPSIEPLMRALRLETSA, from the coding sequence GTGGACGAATGCTCAAGTACAAGGAAGGAGGGCCTGTCCCGTCAGATCGCCGAATTCACCATGTCCCTGAGCCTGGATAGGCTCCCCCCGAACGTGCTGTCCAACGCCAAGCTGGCCATGCTCGATTGCCTCGGGGTGTCGGTCCTGGCCGCGGGCGAGGAAATCGGGGACAGGTTGCTGCGCTACGCGCGCGGCAACCTCGGGCCGGGGACCTGTACGGTTTGGGGCTCCGATTTCACGTTGAACGCCAGAGACGCCGCGTTGGTGAACGGGACGCTGGCCCACGGGCTGGATTTCGACGACAGGGGCCATGCCTCGACCTACACGTTGGCGGCGGCCTTGGCGGCGAGCGAGGCCTGCCACGCGTCCGGCGGCCGGACGCTCGAGGGCTTCATCGCCGGTCGAGAGGCCATGATGACCCTGGAGCCCATCTTCGCCAGACGGAGCAGCGGCATCGGGCCCGGGGCGCGCGGGTGGCATAGCAACGGGATACTCGGTCCGACGGCGGCGGCCTGTGCCGCCGGCAAGGTTCTGGGCCTCGACCTGTCGCAAACCCTCGCCGCCATCGGACTCGCCACCGGTTCCTGCGGGGCGTTGACGCGCGACGGCGGAACCATGGCGAAGCCGTTTCGAGTCGGCCATGCTGCATCCGCCGGCGTCACGTGCGCTTATCTGGCCCGGGAGGGCTTCACGAGCGATGAGACCGCGGTCGAGGGCCCCTACGGTCTCCTGGATGCCGTCGGTCCGCTTCCGGATGACATCCTGGAGGTCTTGGGAAAGGGGCTGGGTGCGGACTATCGTCTCGGCAGGGAGGTACGGTTGAAGCGCTTCGGTTCCTGCACCGCCACGCATGACGGAGTCGAGGCGATCCTCAGGATGATTCAGGCAAAGGCGGTGCCCGCGCCTTCCGAGATCGACTTCATCGAATGCGACGTGCGCCCGTACCCGTTGGTGAGAATGCAGCCGGAACGGGGATTCGAAGGACGGTTCAGCATGGCCTACTGCCTCTCGCTGGCCCTCCTCTACGGAGGCCTGGAGCCCGAGAGCTTCACGGACGAACGCGCCCGCGCGCCGGAGTTGCGCGACCTGATCGGACGCGTGCGCCACGTTCCCGGATCGGACTCGCTGGTCGTGCACCTGAAGGACGGCACGACGGTCGCCGAGCCCATTCAGCCGCCGGCGGACCTGAAGGGGCGGAAGGCGGTGCTGACTAAATTCAACAACTGCGTGGACGGGATCCTGTCGGAGGAGCAAAGAGCGAGAATACCCGATCTCGTGGACCGTCTCGACCAGAGTCCGTCGATCGAGCCGTTGATGCGGGCGCTGCGCCTGGAAACGTCCGCGTGA
- a CDS encoding tripartite tricarboxylate transporter substrate-binding protein, with translation MKRASKILMLAAAVWLLQGAMPGAPETAEAQTKPYYEGKTILVIVGSGPGAGNDIRTRLWARHASRHIPGNPKLIVQNRSGGGGLRARNYLYNIAKPDGLTIAEIIRGTGLQHAIGDPAARFEADKFNWMGNLTTATAICVGRIDRVGANLEEAVARSKKTQLRDAEAGATSTGAAIGKMVRKFTGLNTRQVVGYQGGAAIDLAIEKGEADMRCGFVWSSAKTRKRQWFARLGSKTPFVSVLVQVATKRHPELADIPTLIELAPDAESKDIAEMLTFTYRNAYPMLAPPGTPKHVVKILRDAFWATVHDPQYLAEARKIGYVDDEPLKGEEVQELIKQIVSAPEESRKAMAKIIKE, from the coding sequence ATGAAGCGGGCGAGCAAGATATTGATGCTTGCGGCTGCGGTCTGGCTGCTCCAGGGGGCGATGCCGGGCGCGCCGGAAACGGCGGAGGCCCAGACCAAGCCGTACTATGAGGGCAAGACCATCCTCGTCATCGTGGGCTCCGGGCCCGGCGCGGGGAATGACATCAGGACGAGGCTGTGGGCGAGGCACGCGTCCCGGCACATACCGGGCAACCCGAAACTGATCGTACAGAACAGGAGCGGGGGCGGCGGTCTGCGCGCGCGCAACTACCTCTACAACATCGCCAAGCCGGATGGCCTCACCATCGCGGAGATCATCCGGGGCACCGGTCTCCAGCACGCCATCGGCGATCCGGCCGCGCGCTTCGAAGCCGACAAGTTCAACTGGATGGGAAACCTGACCACGGCCACCGCGATCTGCGTGGGCCGCATCGACCGCGTCGGAGCGAATCTGGAGGAGGCGGTCGCGCGTTCCAAGAAGACGCAGTTGCGCGACGCCGAGGCAGGCGCCACCAGCACGGGTGCGGCCATCGGCAAGATGGTGCGGAAGTTCACCGGTCTCAACACCCGGCAAGTGGTGGGCTACCAGGGGGGTGCGGCCATCGACCTCGCCATCGAGAAGGGCGAGGCGGACATGCGTTGCGGCTTCGTCTGGAGTTCGGCCAAGACGAGAAAGAGACAGTGGTTCGCGCGCTTGGGAAGCAAGACGCCGTTCGTCTCGGTGCTCGTTCAGGTGGCGACGAAGCGGCATCCCGAGCTTGCCGACATACCGACCCTGATCGAGCTCGCGCCGGATGCCGAATCGAAGGACATCGCGGAGATGCTGACGTTTACGTACCGCAACGCCTACCCGATGCTGGCTCCCCCGGGTACTCCCAAGCACGTGGTGAAGATCCTGCGGGATGCCTTTTGGGCCACCGTCCACGACCCGCAGTACCTCGCCGAGGCAAGGAAGATCGGCTACGTGGACGACGAGCCGCTGAAGGGGGAAGAAGTACAGGAGCTTATCAAGCAAATCGTGTCGGCGCCGGAGGAATCCCGAAAGGCGATGGCCAAGATCATCAAGGAGTGA
- a CDS encoding tripartite tricarboxylate transporter permease, which translates to MIEAAISGLFQVLSWPAFGFLLIGGAVGFVVGILPGLGGLTTLALMLPFAYAIQEPIAAFCFLLGMHAITGTTGDITSILFGIPGEGTSAATIMDGYPMTKNGQAGRALGAALMSSLVAGLEGALILAISIPIMRPLVLFFGAPELFMLTILGITFLATLSSASLSKGILAGGIGLAVSAVGIEDHTGTLRYTMGSIYLWEGLSLAPVVVGLFAIPEIVDLAVRGTSIAEAKVEKISGVMEGVKDTFRHFWLTMRCGMIGVMVGAVPGVGGGVSQWMAYAHAVQSSEDKNRFGKGAVEGVLGPGAANNSKEGGNLIPTVAFGVPGTTGMAILLGAFLIVGLTPGPDMLTKHLDVTLAMVWILVISNVLAAGVAFLFLSQLVKLTFIRGNLLIPVLVVFVFLGAFAANNDFADIVVALVFGVFGYFMVLFAWPRAPFVLGLVLGRLAERYLGISIGAYGAGWLLQPTIVVMALILLGSVSFSVYKRLRTTDEAVEGNVEPD; encoded by the coding sequence GTGATTGAGGCCGCCATCAGTGGCTTGTTCCAGGTGTTGTCCTGGCCCGCGTTCGGATTCCTGTTGATCGGGGGAGCGGTCGGCTTCGTCGTCGGGATTCTGCCCGGGCTGGGCGGTCTGACCACATTGGCGCTGATGCTCCCCTTCGCCTACGCGATCCAGGAGCCCATTGCGGCCTTCTGCTTCCTCCTCGGCATGCATGCCATCACCGGGACGACGGGCGACATCACCTCCATCCTTTTCGGCATCCCCGGCGAGGGGACCTCGGCGGCGACCATCATGGACGGCTATCCCATGACGAAGAACGGCCAGGCGGGAAGGGCCCTGGGGGCCGCCCTCATGAGCTCCCTCGTGGCCGGCCTGGAGGGGGCGCTCATCCTGGCCATCTCCATCCCGATCATGCGGCCTCTCGTGCTGTTCTTCGGCGCTCCCGAGCTATTCATGCTCACCATTCTCGGGATCACCTTCCTCGCCACTCTCAGCAGTGCTTCGCTTAGCAAGGGGATCCTGGCCGGCGGCATCGGCCTCGCCGTCTCGGCCGTGGGCATCGAAGACCATACCGGCACCCTGCGCTACACCATGGGGAGCATCTACCTCTGGGAGGGATTGAGTCTGGCGCCCGTGGTCGTGGGCCTCTTCGCGATTCCCGAGATCGTGGATCTGGCGGTGCGGGGTACGAGCATCGCCGAGGCGAAGGTGGAGAAGATCAGCGGGGTGATGGAGGGGGTCAAGGATACTTTCCGGCATTTCTGGCTCACCATGCGCTGCGGCATGATCGGAGTCATGGTCGGGGCCGTGCCCGGCGTTGGAGGCGGCGTCTCCCAGTGGATGGCTTACGCCCACGCGGTGCAGAGTTCGGAGGACAAGAACCGCTTCGGCAAGGGCGCTGTGGAGGGCGTACTGGGGCCGGGAGCCGCGAACAATTCGAAGGAGGGAGGGAACCTCATCCCGACGGTAGCCTTCGGAGTTCCGGGCACCACCGGGATGGCGATTCTCCTGGGAGCCTTTCTGATCGTCGGCCTGACACCGGGTCCGGATATGCTGACCAAGCACCTCGACGTGACCCTCGCGATGGTGTGGATACTGGTCATCTCCAACGTTCTCGCCGCCGGCGTGGCGTTCCTCTTCCTCAGTCAGTTGGTCAAGCTCACCTTTATCCGCGGGAATCTGCTCATCCCGGTGCTGGTGGTGTTCGTATTCCTCGGTGCCTTTGCGGCGAACAACGATTTCGCGGATATCGTGGTAGCCCTGGTATTCGGCGTGTTCGGCTATTTCATGGTCCTCTTCGCATGGCCCAGGGCGCCATTCGTCCTGGGGCTCGTCCTGGGGCGCCTGGCCGAGCGCTACCTCGGGATCTCGATCGGCGCCTACGGGGCGGGCTGGCTTCTCCAGCCCACCATCGTGGTCATGGCGTTGATATTGCTGGGAAGTGTTTCCTTCAGCGTGTACAAGAGGCTGAGAACCACGGACGAGGCGGTCGAGGGCAACGTGGAACCGGATTGA
- a CDS encoding alpha/beta fold hydrolase — protein MKQQVRFVLVNLLAAVFCFAPGPLAAASLDDPFVSSERQWVVTDEKFELSLKRFRLYKREPRPLPVILIHGLLVNSTFLDFGRASLAEHLAEAGFDVWNLSLRGTGRSLNPLGWGKKPWNLDDILKTDLPAVIEHVRKQAGGAEVLVVGYELGGALALAHVGRSPGHGVAGVVSIAAPMSFDSPDQDWLDTLLKLDRVPLLRSSLLHMNSSGLNRLLFFMPWFEDAFYNRKNMAQSVRQELLDTALTPVNPGVLDQIVTTVERDEFVSADGKTSYRDALSGITIPVLLVGGGADSIAPPEALRQVYRELGSEDRDLMIFWPDPGEDVSYGHFDLILGRKARDEVFPLIRKWLEAKAGGRDFLSRPR, from the coding sequence ATGAAGCAACAAGTACGGTTCGTTTTGGTCAACCTGTTGGCGGCCGTGTTCTGTTTCGCGCCCGGCCCGCTGGCCGCCGCTTCCCTCGACGACCCGTTCGTCTCTTCGGAACGCCAGTGGGTCGTCACCGATGAGAAGTTCGAGTTGTCCCTCAAGCGGTTCCGGCTCTACAAGCGGGAGCCGCGCCCGCTGCCGGTGATCCTGATCCACGGGCTCCTGGTGAACAGCACTTTCCTCGACTTCGGGCGCGCCAGCCTTGCGGAGCATCTCGCGGAGGCGGGGTTCGACGTCTGGAACCTGTCGCTGCGCGGCACCGGCCGGAGCCTCAACCCCCTGGGCTGGGGCAAGAAGCCCTGGAACCTGGACGACATCTTGAAGACCGATCTTCCTGCGGTCATCGAGCACGTGCGCAAGCAGGCCGGCGGTGCGGAGGTCCTGGTGGTGGGTTACGAGCTTGGGGGAGCCCTTGCCCTGGCCCACGTCGGCCGCAGCCCCGGGCACGGCGTGGCCGGAGTCGTCAGCATCGCCGCGCCCATGTCTTTCGACAGTCCGGATCAGGACTGGCTCGATACCCTGCTCAAGCTCGATCGGGTGCCGCTGTTGCGCAGTTCGCTGCTGCACATGAACTCGTCCGGGCTGAACCGCTTGTTGTTCTTCATGCCCTGGTTCGAGGACGCGTTCTACAACCGCAAAAACATGGCGCAGTCGGTCCGGCAGGAGCTTCTGGACACGGCCCTCACCCCGGTCAACCCGGGTGTCCTGGATCAGATCGTCACCACCGTGGAGCGCGACGAGTTCGTCAGCGCCGACGGCAAGACGAGCTACCGGGACGCGTTGTCGGGCATAACCATACCCGTTCTCCTGGTGGGTGGAGGCGCCGACTCCATCGCACCGCCCGAGGCCCTCAGACAGGTCTACCGGGAGCTGGGCTCGGAGGACCGGGACCTCATGATCTTCTGGCCGGACCCGGGCGAGGACGTGAGCTACGGTCACTTCGACCTGATCCTGGGCCGGAAGGCGAGGGACGAGGTCTTTCCACTCATTCGCAAGTGGCTGGAGGCCAAGGCCGGGGGCCGGGATTTCCTGAGCCGTCCGCGCTAA
- a CDS encoding tripartite tricarboxylate transporter TctB family protein — translation MKIRPHTIFGFLVLLFFGLVIWGAWGWPFKAKLYPLVIGVPMLAMAAFHVLIDLKEGRGDRVPLPEPDTGATPADIQFTKDVDPVIARRRTIDIFAWIFGFVLACWLVGLSVTIPPFVFLYLKVKSGEGWVLSIAMTGVVWLLYWGLFDQVLRLPLPEGKLYFWLGL, via the coding sequence ATGAAGATTCGGCCGCACACCATCTTCGGTTTCCTAGTGCTCCTCTTCTTCGGCCTCGTGATCTGGGGGGCATGGGGGTGGCCCTTCAAAGCCAAGCTCTATCCTCTGGTGATCGGCGTGCCCATGCTCGCGATGGCCGCCTTCCATGTCCTCATTGACTTGAAGGAGGGTAGGGGAGATCGCGTTCCCTTGCCCGAACCCGACACGGGAGCTACCCCGGCGGACATTCAGTTCACGAAGGACGTCGATCCCGTCATTGCGCGGCGGCGGACGATCGATATTTTCGCGTGGATCTTCGGGTTCGTCCTGGCTTGCTGGCTCGTGGGTCTCTCCGTAACGATACCGCCGTTCGTATTTCTCTATCTCAAGGTCAAGTCGGGCGAAGGGTGGGTTCTCTCCATCGCGATGACCGGCGTGGTCTGGCTCTTGTACTGGGGCCTCTTCGACCAGGTGCTTCGGCTCCCCTTGCCCGAGGGGAAACTCTACTTCTGGCTGGGGCTTTGA